Sequence from the Candidatus Eisenbacteria bacterium genome:
TCGAGTCCTCGTGCGAGGCGCGCTCGGGGCGCTTGGAATCTTCGAGGATTTCGCTGGGCTTGGTCCGCCCGTCGGCGGCGATCTCGAACCAGCCGAGCAGGCCCTTGCCGCTGGCGTTGGGGTTGTCGCGGGCGCCAGTGATGGGCCGCCAGAATACACCCACGTACAGCGAGTCCACGTTGCGGCCCACGCCCTCGATCAGGCGCGTCATGTTGGTGATTTCCCAGTGCACGCCCACGTAGTCGCTGCCGCCTGGGGTGGACCAGGCGTAGGAGGAGCGCTGCACCCTGAGGCCCAGGGCCACGTGGGGCTCGTTGTAGCCGGGGTCAGTCAGCGCCTCGGGCGTGTAGTCGAGCATCTCGGTGGCGAACATGTCGGGCGAAACGGCGCCGTAGTCCTCGTCAATGCGGCCGTCCCCGTCCTCGTCCTTCCCGTTGAGGAAGTCCTCGTCGAACTTTCCGTCCACATCGTCATCCTGGCCGCGGCTGCCGCCGGGAATGCCCTCGTAGGCATGGCGGGTCCTGGCGAACTCGGGGAGCTCGCCGCGCAGCTCGTCGAACTCGTCGGTGCGCCGGATGCCGTCCTTGTCCTTCCCCCCCAGGATCAGGTTGCTGTAGATCAGGTACTCGGTGCCCGAGTTGCCCGGCCACTGCATGCCGGGGTCCTGGCTGGTGGTGTTGGAGACCAGCCACCAGATGTTCCCCGGCGAGTAGTTGGTGTTGTCCATGTGCATCCACACGCTGCCGATGGTGTGGAGCCCGCCGGTCCTGTCCTCGGCCTCGTAGACCTGCGGCCGGGCGACGCCGCGGGAGTCCTTCATCCCGGTGGCCCCGGTGGCGCGGGCATGCCGCGCCAGGAAGCGCGTCTCCGCGTCGTCGAGGCCGGGCGAGCCCTGCGCCCGGGCCGAAGTGGGCGCCAGGCAGGCCAGAACTCCCAGGAGGACCCACAATAGGGCGGTGCGATTGCGCATCGTGATCTCCTCTTCCCGTTCCCGGGCGCCTAGAACGACACTCCGATGCCCACCCGGATGTAACGGCCTTCCTCGAACACGCGCGGGTCGTTGAGCGGGAACCACGTCGGGTGTCCGGTGCGGAACGGGTCGTACAGGAACGCCCCGCCCGCCTTGCCGGTCTCCGTGAAGTAGACGTCGTAGGGGTTCAAGTTGGCATTCTCGTTGAAGCCCACGAACGGGTTGGGGTACGTCGACTGGGCGATATTGGCGATGTTCACCGCGTCGAGCACGTTGCGCGCGTCCACGAAGAACGTCACATCACGGCCCCAGATGCGGTAGTACTTGTCCGCCGTCAGCGAGAGACTGCTGTTGCTCGGCAGCCGCTGGGAGTTCTCGGCCTTCGGGTCCGTCTTGTCCTCGTTGCGGGTGTGCGGAGTGTACGGCCGACCCGTGGAGTACTGCCACAGGAGGTTGACGCCCCAGCTGCCCTCGTTCTTGATCGAGAGCTGCGCGGAGAGGTTGTGACGGATGTCCCAGTCCAGGGGCTTCTCGTCGATCGGCAGGTACAGCGTGCCGCCGCTGATGAACCTCCCGGCCTCGTTGGGGTCGTTGGCCACCCCCGTGGCGATGCCGTAGGTGTAGTTGAGCTCGCCCGCGAAGTGGTGGCTCATGCGCTTGGTGAGCGTGACCTCGAAGCCGCGCGCGGAGGCGTAGTCCCCGTTCACGTAGTAGCTCACCAGCTTGCCCGTCTCCCGGTCCAGCTTCTGGCGCACCGTCAGCAGCCCGAAGATGTCCTTGAAGAACACCGAGAACTGCCCGAAGATGTCGCGGCTGAACAGGTGCTGCACCGCCGCCTGGTAGGAGATGTTGGTCTCGGGCGAGATGTCGGGATTGCCCTGCACCCCCACCGAGCTCTTGGCGCCACGGTTCTCGAACACGTAGAGGCGGTCCGGCGTCTGGTAGGTGCGTCCGTAGTGCAGCGAGAACACGTCGCGGTCCGAGACCGGGTAGGCGATCCCCAGCCGCGGGCTCACCTGCGTCTTGAAGCGCCTCCCGCTGGGCAGGTCCTTGTCCGGAATCTGCGGGCCCGGAGAGAAGAAGTCGTAGCGCAGCCCGGCGTTGATCACCATGCCCTCGTACTCCCAGCGGTCCTGCACGAAGCCGGAGCCCTCGGGGTTGTAGGCGGTGATCTGGCTGCGGGTGGCGCCCGGCAGCCCGCTGGTGCCCACGAACAGGTTCGGGTCGTTGAGCGACAGCGAGCGCGCCTGGTTGTACACGAACTCCCCGCCGGCCTTGAATGTGTGCCCGTTGGTCTTGCCCGGGGTGAAGTCGCCGCGCCGTGAGGTGATGTCCGACTTCACCGTGTACACCACGGTGTGCCGCTCGTTGTACACCGGGAAGTCCCCGTGGGTGGCGTAGTACAGTCCGCCCAGGTAGTCGGAGAAGTAGTCGGGGCGCTGCACCTCGTACTCGCCGGGGGCCAGCGAACGGCCATCGCGTTCCACGCCATAACGGCTGTCGAACTGGTAGCGGCTCATCTTGGCCGAGTACACCGTCTTGTCCGAGAGCTGGCGCTGGAACACCACCTTGTACAGGTCGAATCCGTCGCGGGCCACCGGGAAGTGATCGGCGGCGTTGTAGGATTCCCAGTAAGCGCCGGCATCCCCCAACCCGGGCGCCTGGCCGTACTGCACGTACGGGTTCGGGTCGGGCACCGGGCTCCAGACGCGGTAGTTCTTGCCGATCTTCTTGATGTTGCCCGGGTCGCGCTTCTCGGCACCCTGCCGGTTCGGGTCCACGAAGGTGGTCTCGGGCACCACCAGCACATAGCCCTTGCGGCTCCACATGTGGTTGTACGCCCCGGCGATGGTCCGGTTGCTCAGGTACTCGCCGGTCAGCTTCATGGCGTCGTCCTTGCCGAACCGGTACGCCATCTTGGCCTGCCAGTTGCCTTCGTTGACCTGCCGCGGCCCGAAGGAAACGAAGTCCAGCAGCCGCGAGCGGCGCTGGGTGGCCTGCGACTTGAGGTAGGTGTCGGTAAAGATGCCGTCGTAGGACACGAAGTAGGTCAGCCTCTTCAGTGGCGTGGGGCCGCCGAAGCCGGTCGAGACGCGGGTGTAGTTGTCGTAGGTCTTGCGGTCGTCGCCGAAGCGGTCCGTGTGGTACTGGAACTGGCCCTCGAACTTGTCGCGGCCCTCGCGGGTCTGCACCGAGAGCACGCCGGAAAGCGCGTTGCCGTACTCGGCATCCAGGCCGCCCAGCAGCAGGTCGGCGTTGTCGAAGCCCAGGTTGGTGGTGGAGATGAGCCCGCCCACCAGCGGGTCGGACACGGTGATGCCGTCGATCTGGGTCTTCACCTCGCCGTTGCGCCCGCCGCGCACGTGCAGGCCGCTGGCGTTGTTCACCACGCCCGCCTTGAGCGAGATGGCCTGGATCAGGTTGTCCACCGGCTTCTCGGTCACGTCCCGGGCGCTCACCGTCTGGCGCACGTCGGAAGACTTGGTGCGGATCATCTGCTTTTCGCCGATGACGTGGAGCACGTCCAGGGTCTTGGCCACGCCCGCCCGGATGTTGATCTCCACGTTGACCGTCTGGCCCGGCCCGACCACCACCGTCTTCGGGTCGGCCGAGACGCCGGGCGCCTGCAGGATGATGGTGTAGGTCCCGGGGGGCACGTCGAAGGTGGCGGTGCCGTCCGTTCCGAGGTTGGAGCCGCGCTTGAGCTCGCGGATCGCGACCGCTCCCCCCGTCCAGCTCTGGCCCTTCTCGAGCGCCTTGACCACGATCTTCCCGGACTTGCCGGGCGCGAGGTGCCGCACTTCCTGTGCCTGGGCCTGGAAAGCGAACGCGAGCAGGATGGCCAGGGCCCCAAGGCAGGTGCCGGTCTTCAGAATCAAGCTGCGCATATGGGCTCTCACTCCTCTCGTCCGCGCCGACACGGCCCGTGGGGAG
This genomic interval carries:
- a CDS encoding TonB-dependent receptor; protein product: MRSLILKTGTCLGALAILLAFAFQAQAQEVRHLAPGKSGKIVVKALEKGQSWTGGAVAIRELKRGSNLGTDGTATFDVPPGTYTIILQAPGVSADPKTVVVGPGQTVNVEINIRAGVAKTLDVLHVIGEKQMIRTKSSDVRQTVSARDVTEKPVDNLIQAISLKAGVVNNASGLHVRGGRNGEVKTQIDGITVSDPLVGGLISTTNLGFDNADLLLGGLDAEYGNALSGVLSVQTREGRDKFEGQFQYHTDRFGDDRKTYDNYTRVSTGFGGPTPLKRLTYFVSYDGIFTDTYLKSQATQRRSRLLDFVSFGPRQVNEGNWQAKMAYRFGKDDAMKLTGEYLSNRTIAGAYNHMWSRKGYVLVVPETTFVDPNRQGAEKRDPGNIKKIGKNYRVWSPVPDPNPYVQYGQAPGLGDAGAYWESYNAADHFPVARDGFDLYKVVFQRQLSDKTVYSAKMSRYQFDSRYGVERDGRSLAPGEYEVQRPDYFSDYLGGLYYATHGDFPVYNERHTVVYTVKSDITSRRGDFTPGKTNGHTFKAGGEFVYNQARSLSLNDPNLFVGTSGLPGATRSQITAYNPEGSGFVQDRWEYEGMVINAGLRYDFFSPGPQIPDKDLPSGRRFKTQVSPRLGIAYPVSDRDVFSLHYGRTYQTPDRLYVFENRGAKSSVGVQGNPDISPETNISYQAAVQHLFSRDIFGQFSVFFKDIFGLLTVRQKLDRETGKLVSYYVNGDYASARGFEVTLTKRMSHHFAGELNYTYGIATGVANDPNEAGRFISGGTLYLPIDEKPLDWDIRHNLSAQLSIKNEGSWGVNLLWQYSTGRPYTPHTRNEDKTDPKAENSQRLPSNSSLSLTADKYYRIWGRDVTFFVDARNVLDAVNIANIAQSTYPNPFVGFNENANLNPYDVYFTETGKAGGAFLYDPFRTGHPTWFPLNDPRVFEEGRYIRVGIGVSF